Proteins found in one Thunnus maccoyii chromosome 5, fThuMac1.1, whole genome shotgun sequence genomic segment:
- the dldh gene encoding dihydrolipoyl dehydrogenase, mitochondrial, producing MQSWTQLYRSLATRSHHLPCKLHGAASVSVRTYADKAAIDADVTVVGSGPGGYVAAIKSAQLGFKTVCVEKNATLGGTCLNVGCIPSKALLNNSYLYHMAHGKDFESRGIEISGISLNLEKMMAQKSGAVKALTGGIAHLFKQNKVTHVNGFGKVTGKNQVTAVTADGSEQVINTKNILIATGSEVTPFPGIHIDEDNIVSSTGALSLKKVPEELIVIGAGVIGVELGSVWQRLGSKVTAVEFLGHVGGMGIDMEISKNFQRILQKQGMKFKLGTKVMGATKRPDGKIDVAVEAAAGGKNETLTCDVLLVCIGRRPFTQNLGLDSVGIELDNRGRIPVNNRFQTKVPSIYAIGDVVAGPMLAHKAEDEGIICVEGMAGGAVHIDYNCVPSVIYTHPEVAWVGKTEEQLKEESVPYKIGKFPFAANSRAKTNADTDGLVKILSHKETDRMLGAHILGSGAGEMINEAALAMEYGASCEDVARVCHAHPTVSEAFREANLAASFGKAINF from the exons ATGCAGAGCTGGACTCAGTTATATCGCTCTCTGGCCACG CGGAGCCACCACCTGCCCTGCAAACTGCACGGAGCTGCATCTGTATCAGTCAGAACTTACGCTGACAAAGCAGCAA TCGATGCCGACGTCACAGTGGTGGGCTCCGGTCCAGGCGGCTACGTCGCTGCCATCAAATCCGCACAGCTCGGCTTCAAG acagtgtgtgtggagAAGAACGCCACACTGGGTGGGACCTGTCTAAACGTCGGCTGCATCCCCTCAAAG GCTCTGCTGAACAACTCCTACCTGTACCACATGGCTCACGGCAAGGACTTTGAAAGCAGAGGCATCGAAA tttcagGCATCTCGTTGAACCTGGAGAAGATGATGGCTCAGAAGAGCGGAGCAGTGAAAGCGCTGACCGGAGGAATCGCACATCTATTCAAACAGAACAAA GTGACCCACGTCAACGGTTTTGGGAAGGTGACCGGTAAGAACCAGGTGACGGCCGTAACAGCTGACGGCAGCGAGCAGGTCATCAACACTAAGAACATCCTCATCGCCACCGGCTCCGAGGTCACGCCCTTCCCCGGGATCCAT aTTGATGAGGACAACATCGTGTCATCGACAGGAGCGCTGTCCCTGAAGAAAGTTCCAGAGGAGCTGATCGTCATCGGAGCTGGAGTTATCGGCGTGGAGCTG GGGTCAGTGTGGCAGCGTCTGGGCTCTAAGGTCACAGCGGTGGAGTTCCTCGGTCACGTAGGCGGCATGGGCATCGACATGGAGATCTCCAAGAACTTCCAGCGCATCCTGCAGAAGCAGGGCATGAAGTTTAAGCTCGGCACCAAAGTCATGGGAGCCACCAAGAGGCCCGACGGCAAGATCGATGTTGC TGTGGAGGCGGCGGCCGGAGGGAAGAACGAGACTCTGACGTGTGACGTGCTGCTGGTCTGCATCGGCAGACGACCTTTCACTCAGAACCTGGGCCTGGACTCTGTGGGCATCGAGCTGGACAACAGGGGTCGCATCCCAGTCAACAACCGCTTCCAGACCAAAGTACCCAG TATTTATGCCATCGGTGACGTGGTTGCCGGGCCGATGTTGGCCCACAAAGCCGAGGACGAGGGCATCATCTGCGTGGAGGGAATGGCCGGCGGCGCCGTGCACATCGACTACAACTGCGTTCCCTCCGTCATCTACACACACCCCGAGGTGGCCTGGGTGGGCAAGACGGAGGAGCAGCTCAAAGAGGAG AGCGTCCCGTACAAAATCGGCAAGTTCCCCTTCGCAGCCAACAGCCGAGCCAAAACCAACGCCGACACTGACGGCCTGGTGAAGATCCTCAGCCACAAGGAGACGGACAGGATGCTGGGAGCTCACATCCTCGGATCT GGGGCAGGAGAGATGATTAATGAAGCTGCTTTGGCCATGGAGTACGGCGCTTCCTGTGAGGACGTAGCCAGAGTCTGCCACGCCCATCCA acGGTGTCGGAGGCCTTCAGAGAAGCTAACCTGGCCGCCTCTTTCGGCAAAGCCATCAACTTCTGA
- the LOC121897635 gene encoding high choriolytic enzyme 1-like, with product MFGLKSTLGLLALMVVCVTAEEKKVKSVSQRIEEANRNIVRATDGFFVEDDTAFDSESERNADPCTSHNCKWDQASNGMVYVPYVIADHYTSRERAIIERGLQSFSSVSCIRFVPRISERDYIHIQSLDGCYSYLGRRFNEQALSLKRNGCLYHDIVQHELLHALGFKHEQCRSDRDEHIRILWENVIPRWEYAFDKINTLNQGTSYDYNSVMQYSKYAFSKNKKPTMVPIPDPNVEFGMATEMSQNDIDRLNRLYNCK from the exons ATGTTTGGTCTGAAGAGCACCCTGGGTCTTCTGGCTCTGATGGTAGTTTGTGTCACAGCTGAGGAGAAGAAG GTTAAATCTGTCTCTCAAAGGATTGAGGAAGCCAACAGGAACATTG TCAGAGCGACTGATGGGTTCTTTGTGGAGGATGACACTGCCTTTGACTCTGAAAGTGAGAGGAACGCTGACCCCTGCACCTCCCACAACTGCAAGTGGGACCAGGCCAGTAACGGCATGGTGTACGTGCCGTACGTCATCGCAGACCACTACA CTTCTCGAGAGCGGGCCATCATCGAACGTGGCCTTCAGTCCTTCAGCAGTGTCTCCTGCATCCGATTCGTCCCTCGCATCAGTGAAAGAGATTACATCCACATCCAGTCTCTGGACGG GTGCTACTCCTATTTGGGCCGGCGTTTCAATGAGCAGGCGTTGTCTCTGAAGCGTAACGGCTGTCTGTACCATGACATAGTGCAGCATGAGCTGCTGCATGCTCTGGGATTCAAACATGAGCAGTGCCGCTCTGACCGAGATGAGCACATCCGCATCCTGTGGGAGAACGTCATTCCTC GTTGGGAGTATGCCTTTGACAAGATCAACACTCTGAACCAGGGAACCTCCTATGACTACAACTCTGTCATGCAGTACAGCAA GTATGCCTTCTCCAAGAACAAAAAGCCCACCATGGTGCCAATCCCGGACCCCAACGTTGAGTTCGGCATGGCTACTGAGATGAGCCAGAATGACATCGACAGGCTTAACAGACTGTACAACTGCAAATAG